The Trichomycterus rosablanca isolate fTriRos1 chromosome 15, fTriRos1.hap1, whole genome shotgun sequence genome contains a region encoding:
- the LOC134328529 gene encoding HIG1 domain family member 1A, mitochondrial-like → MEKSWSGEEDGSSKLMRKAKESPFVPIGMAGFLGVVAYGLYKLKSRGETKMSVHLIHMRVGAQGFVVGAMTLGVIYSMYKEYLAPGHPEDK, encoded by the exons ATGGAGAAAAGCTGGTCTGGTGAGGAGGATGGGTCCTCCAAATTAATGAGGAAAGCAAAAGAATCCCCTTTTGTGCCAATag GCATGGCCGGATTTCTTGGAGTTGTGGCGTATGGATTATATAAGCTGAAATCTCGAGGTGAAACTAAAATGTCGGTACATCTGATTCACATGCGTGTTGGGGCGCAGGGCTTTGTGGTTGGTGCCATGACACTGG GTGTGATTTACTCTATGTATAAGGAGTATCTCGCTCCCGGCCACCCTGAGGATAAGTGA